A portion of the Citrobacter rodentium NBRC 105723 = DSM 16636 genome contains these proteins:
- a CDS encoding siderophore-interacting protein, whose translation MTDTTSRYPQRVRNELRFRELTVLRAERISAGFQRIVLGGEALEGFSSRGFDDHCKVFFPQPGTSFVPPTVTDEGILWGEGVRPASRDYTPLYDEARHELALDFFIHDGGVASRWAMQAREGDSLTIGGPRGSLVVPEDYAYQVYVCDESGMPALRRRLEALSRLPVKPSVTALVSVESPACQDYLAHLNAFGIEWLEHDEQAIDARLAQLAVPETDYFIWLTGEGKVVKNLSRRFETEAFDPQRVRAAAYWHRK comes from the coding sequence ATGACCGACACCACCTCTCGTTATCCTCAGCGCGTGCGCAATGAGCTGCGCTTTCGCGAACTTACCGTACTGCGCGCAGAACGCATCAGCGCGGGCTTTCAGCGTATTGTCCTTGGCGGCGAGGCGCTGGAAGGCTTTAGCTCGCGCGGCTTCGACGATCACTGCAAAGTCTTTTTCCCGCAGCCGGGCACGTCGTTTGTGCCGCCGACCGTAACTGATGAAGGGATTCTCTGGGGCGAGGGCGTGCGTCCGGCCTCCCGCGATTACACGCCGTTATACGATGAGGCGCGCCATGAGCTGGCGCTGGACTTCTTTATCCACGATGGCGGGGTGGCGAGCCGTTGGGCGATGCAGGCGCGCGAAGGTGATAGCCTGACTATCGGTGGGCCGCGTGGTTCGCTGGTGGTGCCGGAGGATTATGCGTATCAGGTGTACGTGTGTGATGAATCCGGGATGCCTGCGCTGCGCCGTCGTCTGGAAGCGTTGAGCCGTTTGCCCGTTAAGCCGTCGGTTACCGCGCTGGTGAGCGTGGAGAGTCCCGCTTGCCAGGATTATCTTGCCCATCTTAACGCTTTCGGCATTGAATGGCTGGAGCACGATGAGCAGGCGATCGACGCGCGTCTGGCACAGCTTGCGGTGCCTGAGACGGATTATTTTATCTGGCTTACCGGCGAAGGAAAGGTGGTTAAAAACCTCAGCCGCCGTTTTGAAACCGAAGCGTTCGACCCGCAGCGGGTGCGTGCGGCGGCCTACTGGCACCGTAAGTAA